TGCGCCGTCGAGACCACCCAGTACGGCATCGACACGGGGAAGACCGACTTCGCGGCTCGCCGTGACGGGTCGAAGTTCATCGTCTGCCATTGCGAGAAGACGCCGGGGTGGCACGTCCACCACTTCTCGGACGGCCGCATTGAGTCCGCCGAGCAGACGCCGATCATCGAGGATATGACCGAGAAGATCGAGGGGAAGATCAACACGTATCAGGACATCCGCCTGAACAAGCAGACCGCGTCCAAGTTCGTGACCCTGCTGGCCACCTTCTTCTCCATCGGGTTCGTCGTCCTCTTCCTCGACAGACTTGGGCTCATCTCCTCCGTCCTTCGGGAGCAGTTCCAGCTCGGCGGGAGCCTGCATCTGATCGCGTTCGGTCTCCTCATCTTCGATGCCCTCGCGGCCATCGCGCTTGCGGCGGTGGTCACTCGCCCGTACGTTCGAGACGCGCTGTTTAGCTGGAAGATCGAGCCGTTCGACGGCGACGATCGTACCACCTAACTACAGAACGCTAATCAGACACGTCTCCGATACATCGAATATGGCTGATGACAGAACCGAGGGCGTCATCGTCCACCTCGTGGACAAGCACGGCGAGGGAGAGATAGAGCGCGAGTACGACGACTGGGAGATCGTCGACGAGGGATGGATCAGGTGCATCGGCCCCTCGCACGGCGGCGAACTCGACAGCGGCCACGTCCCGGTCGCGTACTACCCGCCCGAGCGAGTCGTCTCGGTCGACGTCTACGAGAGGCCCTCGCGGAAGTCGGTCTGACGGGGCTACGTGGACGCGATCTCGTCCACATGTTCCTTCAGCGTGTCGAGCGCGTACTCCGCCTCCTCTCTGCTCCAGCCGCCCGTCACGATCACCTTCCCCGAGCCGAACACCAACAGAACGCAATCGAACCTCTCGGGTCTGTACACCACGCCGGGGAATTGCTCCGGCTCGTACTCGGTGGACTCCAAGCCGAGTGAAACGGCCAGCGCAGACAGGTTCACGTCACGCTCGAGGTCAGTCATTAACACCGAGGTGACGTGCTCGAACTCGTACTCCGGCACGTCCACGCCGATCTCGTCCAGCACGTCGAGGAAGGTGTCCTCGGCGGCCGCCAGCTCGTCCTCCGACGCTGCGCCCCGGACTTGGAACGTGCCCGTGCGGTAGACCGTGTACGCCGGGCCGTC
The sequence above is a segment of the Halobaculum roseum genome. Coding sequences within it:
- a CDS encoding TATA-box-binding protein, with protein sequence METVSTMGSGSLGREVDLETLVAEIENALGQSVEANFTSDSIVTLRLDEDGPAYTVYRTGTFQVRGAASEDELAAAEDTFLDVLDEIGVDVPEYEFEHVTSVLMTDLERDVNLSALAVSLGLESTEYEPEQFPGVVYRPERFDCVLLVFGSGKVIVTGGWSREEAEYALDTLKEHVDEIAST